taaaaaaaacttgtttataatgtgttataaatttcaagttttaaactGAACTCTACTACAGCAACAATAAAGATTACCAAGGCAAGCCTAACGATCGACACACCACAACTGCCAGTTTATCGTTCGAATTATCATCACACACTGTTCCCCAAATCCCCAACCTGTTCACTTCTAATCGACCTTCATTTTCACTCGTCCCTCCAACAAGTCTGACAGCAATGTCTACAATACAAGAAAAAAGTTAACATTGTATTTTAAGGTTAACAGAAAACTACCATTTTATCAGATGAAACCTACACTATTTTATTGTTCTTCTCGAAACGTTCAGTTTATAAATGTCTGATACTTTATATCTTGTCATTATCAATAATATTAAAGACACTTAGTCACGCTAGTACATTAATGTTTAATCAGTAAAATTTATCAGTGTCATagataaagaaaagtaaaagaAACAAATCCAAATTGACAATATTCTAAGTTGTCGCCTCGGCATGCCATTGATAATAACATTTATCAAGTTAACGTCAATATAGAAATGAACCCAATCAAAAATGAACCCAAAGTATTTTCTTCTGTTATTGTGTACTGTATTAGATATTGTAGGGATTTTAAGATAGGACTGCAAATTCATCCTCAATGttcaaattgaaaacaaaagatatCAAGCAAAACTGAGACTACTTTTGAGAACCATTAATGAGCAAAAGTCTGACACTGACACAACACCTATTAGGGGTtgaggaggctgggtggtcaacaaattaaccacaAGATCTTcctaaaatcttaaaatattaatcgTTCAAGcattaattataaaagaaataatcaatATGATACACCTTTTACATTTCTCTATTTTCCCTATCTTTATATGGAGctcatatttaaagaaaatcaaaacagtCTAAAATGACCAATAGTATCCAGCCCTTTTATATTCTAGAGTATGTGCTTGGTATCAATTCTTAATGTAGGGTCGTTTCATATTGGTTTCTTCATTAGAAACTTTTGATATCTCTTTCATTAGAACTTAAAAACTGTTGCTTTCTTCTTTGTCATCATTAAGATTGACAGCCTTATAATGATCATGTTACTAAATCTGACTGATTAAAACTAGATcctaattcaaataaaatataacaagGGTAAAATAGAAACCTTTTGCCCAGTGATAATATGCCGACAATTTTCCCTTACAATACCTGCATAGAGAACAACTACTCAGctcatatgtacatgtttttaaattttagataataTGAATAACTTCGTTAGATGAAAACATTTTACGCCTACATAATATGTCCTTATAAACCTGCTATGTTTTCGGTGAATTGcgtaaaaaaggaaaaaacgTCCTTACCTGTTAACGAGAAACAGCTGATGGAGACATCCTCTCTATGGTTACAATTATGAGATCCCCAGGGATTGTGACTACACTTCTCTATGCCTGTCTCAGATCCCATACATTTGACGTTGTCCAACCAGATAGGACCAGATCCCTGTCCATATGCAGCACCGCCATAGGCTTTTGATGCATTCCTGAATGATGAGAGAAATCACCTGAACTTAACATTGTCAACTGATAAACTTAGAGTTAAACCATTTTATCacattgttaaaaacaaaaatatatacacgTTGTTGTGAAAAATCATATTAACCATGGAGCATTTTTGATGTATTTCTTTATAgtactttgtaaatttttgtttcCATAAAGTGGTTTGTATGACCACTTCCATAATGAAAAGTCTTACCAAGGTAAGCCTAATGATCGACACACCACAACAGATAGTTGATCATTTAAACCATCATCACACACTGTTCCCCATTTTCCCGATTTGTAAACCTCTAATCGACCTTCATATTCAGTTGTTCCTCCAACAAGTCGGACAGTAGTATCTTAAGACAGGTAATAAAAAAGACCAATTTTTTAAGATGATCATCTTTATATGACATTCTCAGTCTTATAATTAAACATCTTAGACAACATATTTTTCAATCGAAAATGCTTATAAACAGGCACTAAATGATCAAAACAAATTTACCATTGGACCTATTGGGCAAGCAGTTGATGGATATATCATCTCTATGGTTACAGTTGTTAGATCCCCAGGGACTGTGACTACACTCGTCAATTTTAGACTCAGATCCAATGCAGTTAACATTGTCTAACCAGATTGTACCTGATCCTCGACCAAATACAGCACCGCCATAGGCTTCTGATGTTGCcctgaataatttaaaacacattCTTGTTTACAACATCAtcataaatgattgttttgtttgtgaAGAATGCTGACCTGTTTTTGTAATTGATAATATCACACCCAAACAAtgaaatgtaatgaaaaaataaaaatgaaaaaatggttTTAGATATCAATCAATTTCtttctgtaaataataaatcaacattaataGATTACGAGTACCACTCTTGTTGCAAACAACATTACCAAGGCAAGCCCAATGATCGACACACCACAACAGAGAGGTTATGGTTAAAATTAGTATCACACACTGTTCCCCATCTTCCAAGTTTGTAAATTTCTAATCGACCTTCATATTCAGTCGTTCCTCCAACAAGTCGGACAAAAGTAGCTTGAGacaggaaataaaaaagaacagttTTTAAGATGATCATTCTTATATGAAAACATTTTCCATGTCTTATAAGTAAGCATTTTAAATaaacccccttttttttttttacctgaaaaTGCTTATACACAGGTTCGATGatgcattaaatgatttaaaaaaattaccattggGCAAGCAGTTGATGGATACATCATCACCATGGTTACAGTTGTTAGACCCCCAGGGACTGTGACTACACTCTGCAATGTTTGACTCAGATCCTATGCAGTTTACTTTGTCTAACCATATTGTACCTGATCCTTGACCATGTACAGCACCGCCATATGCCTCAGATGTTGCCCTGGTAATTTAAAATCCGACAAAATCATAAATACTTGTTCCGACGGTAAAACAATTaagtgatctattttttttactacTAATAAAAAAACTTCAGAattgaaataatgataaataaaactaaatagTTTTAAGATATCAAACAAGTCTTTTTATAGGTCACATGGCATTAGTAATACTTGTTTATAACTtgttataaatttcaagttttaaactGAATTCTACTACAGCAACAATGAAGATTACCAAGGCAAGCCTAACGATCGACACACCACAACTGCCAGTTTATCGTTCGAATTATCATCACACACTGTTCCCCAAATCCCCAACCTGTTCACTTCTAAACGACCTTCATTTTCACTCGTCCCTCCAACAAGTCTGACAGCAATGTCTACAATACAAGAAAAAAGTTAACATTGTATTTCAAGATTAACAAGAAAACTTTTACTTTATCAGAATGAAACCTACACTATTTTATTGTTCTTCTCGAAACGTTCAGTTTATAAATGTCTGATAATCTTGTCAGTATCAATAATATTAAAGACACTTAGTCATGCTAATACATTAATGTTTAATCAGTAAAATTTATCAGTGTCATAGATAAAGAaatgtaaaattgataataacatTTAACAAGTTAACGTCAATGTAGAACAAATGTCTTCAACACTTAGCGATTCCTTCAATAATGAGATTACCGTCTTTTCTTCTGTTATTGTGTATTGTATTAGATATCATAGGGATTTTAAGATAGgacaacaaattaaacaaaagatATCAAGCACAACTGAGGCTACTTTTGAGAACCATTAATGAGCAAAAGTCTGACACTGACACAGCACCTATTAGGGGTtgaggaggctgggtggtcaacaaattaaccacaAGATCTTCCtcaaatcttaaaatattaatcgTTCAAGcattaattataaaagaaataatcaatATGATACACCTTTTACATTTCTCTATTTTCCCTATCTTTATATGGAGATCatctttaaagaaaatcaaaacagtctaaaaatggacAATACTAACCAGCCCTTTTATATTCTAGAGTATGTTCTTGGTAACAGTTTTTAATGTAGGGTCGTTTCATATTGTTTCTTCATTAGAAAcgtttgatatttttatgatCAGAACTTAAGAATTGTTGCTTTCTTCTTTGTCATCATTAAGATTGACAGCCTTATAATGATATTGTTACTAAATCGGACTGATTAAAACTTGATCCTAATTCAAATAGGAAATAACGAGGGTCAAATAGAAACCTTTTACCCAATGATGATATGCCGACAATTTTTCCTTACAATACCTACATAGAGAATAAATACTCATCtcatatgtatttaaattttagataataTGAATAACTTCGTTAGATGAAAACATTTTACGCCTACATAATATGTCCTTAAAAACCTGCTATGTTTTCGGTAAATTGcttaaaaagggaaaaaaacgtCCTTACCTGTTGACGAGAAACAGCTGATGGAGACATCCTTTCTATGGTTACAGTTATGAGATCCCCAGGGATTGTGACTACACTTCTCTATGCCTGTCTCAGATCCCATACATTTGACGTTGTCCAACCAGATAGGACCAGATCCCTGTCCATATGCAGCACCGCCATAGGCTTTTGATGCATTCCTGAATGATGAGAGAAATCACCTGAACTTAACATTGTCAACTGATAAACTTAGAGTTAAACCATTTTATCacattgttaaaaacaaaaaaatatacacgTTGTTGTGAAAAATCATATTAACCATGGAGCATTTTTGATGTATTTCTTTATAgtactttgtaaatttttgtttcCATTAAGTGGTTCGTATGACCACTTCCATAATGAAAAGTCTTACCAAGGTAAGCCTAATGATCGACACACTACAACAGATAGTGTATCATTTAAACCATTATCACACACTGTTCCCCATCTTCCCAGTTTGAAAACTTCTAATCGACCTTCATATTCAGTCGTTCCTCCAACAAGTCGGACAAAAGTATCTTGAGACaggaaataaaaaggaatagtTTCTAAGATGATCATTCTTATATGACAACATTTTCCATGTCTTATAATTAAACATCTTCGAGTATACCTTTTTTAACCGAAAAATTGTTATACACAGGTTCGATGATGcattaaatgattaaaagaaattacCATTGGGCAAGCAGTTGATGGATACATCATCACCATGGTTACAATTGTTAGACCCCCAGAGACTGTGACTACACTCTGCAATGTTTGACTCAGATCCTATGCAGTTTACTTTGTCTAACCATATTGTACCTGATCCTTGACCATGTACAGCACCGCCATATGCCTCAGATGTTGCCCTGGTAATTTAAAATCCGACAAAATCATAAATACTTGTTCCAATGGTAAAAATATTGATCTGTTAttcttatttataataaaaaaaaacttgtttataaTGTGCTATAAATTTCAAGATTTAAACTGAAATCTACTTCAGCAACAATGAAGATTACCAAGGCAAGCCTAAAGATCGACACACCACAACAGATAGTGTATCATTTAAATCATTATCACACACTGTTCCCCATCTTCCCAGTTTGTAAACTTCCAATCGACCTTCATATTCAGTCGTTCCTCCAACAAGTCGGACAAAAGTAGCTTgagacagaaaataaaaaagaatagttTCTAAGATGATCATTCTTATATGACAACATTTTCCATGTCTTATAATTAAACATCTTAGAGTATACCTTTTTTAACCTGAAAATGCTTATACACAGGTTCGATGATTCATTAAAAGATTAGAAAAAATTACCATTGGGCAAGCAGTTGATGGATACATCATCACCATGATTACAGTTGTTAGACCCCCAGGGACTGTGACTACACTCTGCAATGTTTGACTCAGATCCTATGCAGTTTACATTGTCTAACCAGATTGTACCTGATCCTTGACCATGTACAGCATCGCCATATGCCTCAGATGTTGCCCTGGTAATTTAAAATCCGACAAAATCATAAATACTTGTTCCGatggtaaaaaaatattgatctgtttttcttattcataataaaaaaaacttgtttataatgtgttataaatttcaagttttaaactGAACTCTACTACAGCAACAATAAAGATTACCAAGGCAAGCCTAACGATCGACACACCACAACTGCCAGTTTATCGTTCGAATTATCATCACACACTGTTCCCCAAATCCCCAACCTGTTCACTTCTAATCGACCTTCATTTTCACTCGTCCCTCCAACAAGTCTGACAGCAATGTCTACAATACAAGAAAAAAGTTAACATTGTATTTTAAGGTTAACAGAAAACTACCATTTTATCAGATGAAACCTACACTATTTTATTGTTCTTCTCGAAACGTTCAGTTTATAAATGTCTGATACTTTATATCTTGTCATTATCAATAATATTAAAGACACTTAGTCACGCTAGTACATTAATGTTTAATCAGTAAAATTTATCAGTGTCATagataaagaaaagtaaaagaaacaaatccaaattgacaatattttaagTTGTCGCCTCGGCATGCCATTGATAATAACATTTATCAAGTTAACGTCAATATAGAAATGAACCCAATCAAAAATGAACCCAAAGTTTTTTCTTCTGTTATTGTGTACTGTATTAGATATTGTAGGGATTTTAAGATAGGACTGCAAATTCATCCTTAATGttcaaattgaaaacaaaagatatCAAGCAAAACTGAGACTACTTTTGAGAACCATTAATGAGCAAAAGTCTGACACTGACACAACACCTATTAGGGGTtgaggaggctgggtggtcaacaaattaaccacaAGATCTTCCtcaaatcttaaaatattaatagttcaagcattaattataaaagaaataatcaatATGATACACCTTTTACATTTCTCTATTTTCCCTATCTTTATATGGAGctcatatttaaagaaaatcaaaacagtCTAAAATGACCAATAGTATCCAGCCCTTTTATATTCTAGAGTATGTGCTTGGTATCAATTCTTAATGTAGGGTCGTTTCATATTGGTTTCTTCATTAGAAACTTTTGATATCTCTTTCATTAGAACTTAAAAACTGTTGCTTTCTTCTTTGTCATCATTAAAATTGACAGCCTTATAATGATATTGTTACTAAATCTGACTGATTAAAACTTGATcctaattcaaataaaatataacaagGGTAAAATAGAAACCTTTTGCCCAGTGATAATATGCCGACAATTATCCCTTACAATACCTGCATAGAGAACATCTACTCAGctcatatgtacatgtttttaaattttagataataTGAATAACTTCGTTAGATGAAAACATTTTACGCCTACATAATATGTCCTTATAAACCTGCTATGTTTTCGGTGAATTGCTTAAAAAGGGAAAAACGTCCTTACCTGTTGACGAGAAACAGCTGATGGAGACATCCTCTCTATGGTTACAGTTATGAGATCCCCAGGGATTGTGACTACACTTCTCTATGCCTGTCTCAGATCCCATACATTTGACGTTGTCCAACCAGATAGGACCAGATCCCTGTCCATATGCAGCACTGCCATAGGCTTTTGATGCATTCCTGAATGATGAGAGTAATCACCTGAACTTAACATTGTCAACTGATAAACTTAAAGTTGGACCATTttatcatattgttaaaaacaaaaaatatacacgTTGTTGTGAAAAATCATATTAACCATGGAGCATTTTTGATGTATTTCTTTATAGtactttataaatttttgtttccaTAAAGTGGTTTGTATGACCACTTCCATAATGAAAAGTCTTACCAAGGTAAGCCTAATGATCGACACACCACAACAGATAGTTGATCATTTAAACCATCATCACACACTGTTCCCCATTTTCCCGATTTGTAAACCTCTAATCGACCTTCATATTCAGTTGTTCCTCCAACAAGTCGGACAGTAGTATCTTTAGACAGGTAATAAAAAAGACCAATTTTTTAAGATGATCATCTTTATATGACATTCTCAGTCTTATAATTAAACATCTTAGATAACATATTTTTCAATCGAAAATGCTTATAAACAGGCACTAAATGATCAAAACAAATTTACCATTGGACCTATTGGGCAAGCAGTTGATGGATATATCATCTCTATGGTTACAGTTGTTAGATCCCCAGGGACTGTGACTACACTCGTCAATTTTAGACTCAGATCCAATGCAGTTAACATTGTCTAACCAGGTTGTACCTGATCCTCGACCAAATACAGCACCGCCATAGGCTTCTGATGTTGCcctgaataatttaaaacacattCTTGTTTACAACATCAtcataaatgattgttttgtttgtgaAGAATGCTGACCTGTTTTTGTAATTGATAATATCACACCCAAACaatgaaatgtaataaaaaaaaaaaaatgaaaaaatggttttaaatatcaatcaatttctttctgtaaataataaatcaacattaataGATTACGAGTACCACTCTTGTTGCAAACAACATTACCAAGGCAAGCCCAATGATCGACACACCACAACAGAGAGGTTATGGTTAAAATTAGTATCACACACTGTTCCCCATCTTCCAAGTTTGTAAATTTCTAATCGACCTTCATATTCAGTCGTTCCTCCAACAAGTCGGACAAAAGTAGCTTGAGacaggaaataaaaaagaacagttTTTAAGATGATCATTCTTATATGAAAACATTTTCCATGTCTTATAAGTAAGCATCTTAAAtaaaccctttttttttttttacctgaaaaTGCTTATACACAGGTTCGATGatgcattaaatgatttaaaaaaattaccattggGCAAGCAGTTGATGGATACATCATCACCATGGTTACAGTTGTTAGACCCCCAGGGACTGTGACTACACTCTGCAATGTTTGACTCAGATCCTATGCAGTTTACTTTGTCTAACCATATTGTACCTGATCCTTGACCATGTACAGCACCGCCATATGCCTCAGATGTTGCCCTGGTAATTTAAAATCCGACAAAATCATAAATACTTGTTCCGACGGTAAAACAATTaagtgatctattttttttactacTAATAAAAAAACTTCAGAattgaaataatgataaataaaactaaatagTTTTAAGATATCAAACAAGTCTTTTTATAGGTCACATGGCATTAGTAATACTTGTTTATAACTtgttataaatttcaagttttaaactGAATTCTACTACAGCAACAATGAAGATTACCAAGGCAAGCCTAACGATCGACACACCACAACTGCCAGTTTATCGTTCGAATTATCATCACACACTGTTCCCCAAATCCCCAACCTGTTCACTTCTAAACGACCTTCATTTTCACTCGTCCCTCCAACAAGTCTGACAGCAATGTCTACAATACAAGAAAAAAGTTAACATTGTATTTCAAGATTAACAAGAAAACTTTTACTTTATCAGAATGAAACCTACACTATTTTATTGTTCTTCTCGAAACGTTCAGTTTATAAATGTCTGATAATCTTGTCAGTATCAATAATATTAAAGACACTTAGTCATGCTAATACATTAATGTTTAATCAGTAAAATTTATCAGTGTCATAGataaagaaatgtaaaagaaacaaatccAAATTGACAATATTCTAAGTTGCCGCCTAGACATGCCATTGATAATAACATTTAACAAGTTAACGTCAATGTAGAACAAATGTCTTCAACACTTAGCGATACCTTTAATAATGAGATTACCGTCTTTTCTTCTGTTATTGTGTATTGTATTAGATATCATAGGGATTTTAAGATAGGACAACAAATTCATCTTCAATGttcaaattgaaaacaaaagatatCAAGCACAACTGAGGCTACTTTTGAGAACCATTAATGAGCAAAAGTCTGACACTGACACAGCACCTATTAGGGGTtgaggaggctgggtggtcaacaaataaACCACAAGATCTTCCtcaaatcttaaaatattaatcgTTTAAGcattaattataaaagaaataatcaatATGATACACCTTTTACATTTCTCTATTTTCCCTATCTTTATATGGAGATCatctttaaagaaaatcaaaacagtctaaaaatggccaatACTATCCAGCCCTTTTATATTCTAGAGTATGTTCTTGGTAACAGTTTTTAATGTAGGGTCGTTTCATATTGTTTCTTCATTAgaaacttttgatatttttatgatCAGAACTTAAGAATTGTTGCTTTCTTCTTTGTCATCATTAAGATTGACAGCcttataattatattgttaCTAAATCTGACTGATTAAAACTTGATCCTAATTCAAATAGGAAATAACGAGGGTCAAATAGAAACCTTTTGCCCAATGATGATATGCCGACAATTTTTCCTTACAATACCTGCATAGAGAATAAGTACTCATCtcatatgtatttaaattttagataataTGAATAACTTCGTAAGATGAAAACATTTTACGCCTACATAATATGTCCTTAAAAACCTGCTATGTTTTCGGTAAATTGcttaaaaagggaaaaaaacgtCCTTACCTGTTGACGAGAAACAGCTGATGGAGACATCCTTTCTATGGTTACAGTTATGAGATCCCCAGGGATTGTGACTACACTTCTCTATGCCTGTCTCAGATCCCATACATTTGACGTTGTCCAACCAGATAGGACCAGATCCCTGTCCATATGCAGCACCGCCATAGGCTTTTGATGCATTCCTGAATGATGAGAGAAATCACCTGAACTTAACATTGTCAACTGATAAACTTAGAGTTAAACCATTTTATCacattgttaaaaacaaaaaaatatacacgTTGTTGTGAAAAATCATATTAACCATGGAGCATTTTTGATGTATTTCTTTATAgtactttgtaaatttttgtttcCATTAAGTGGTTCGTATGACCACTTCCATAATGAAAAGTCTTACCAAGGTAAGCCTAATGATCGACACACTACAACAGATAGTGTATCATTTAAACCATTATCACACACTGTTCCCCATCTTCCCAGTTTGAAAACTTCTAATCGACCTTCATATTCAGTCGTTCCTCCAACAAGTCGGACAAAAGTATCTTGAGACaggaaataaaaaggaatagtTTCTAAGATGATCATTCTTATATGACAACATTTTCCATGTCTTATAATTAAACATCTTCGAGTATACCTTTTTTAACCGAAAAATTGTTATACACAGGTTCGATGATGcattaaatgattaaaagaaattacCATTGGGCAAGCAGTTGATGGATACATCATCACCATGGTCACAGTTGTTAGACCCCCAGAGACTGTGACTACACTCTGCAATGTTTGACTCAGATCCTATGCAGTTTACTTTGTCTAACCATATTGTACCTGATCCTTGACCATGTACAGCATCGCCATATGCCTCAGATGTTGCCCTGGTAATTTAAAATCAGACAAAATCATAAATACTTGTTCcaatggtaaaaaaatattgatctgttattcttatttataataaaaaaaaattgtttataatgtgctataaatttcaagttttaaactGAAATCTACTTCAGCAACAATGAAGATTACCAAGGCAAGCCTAAAGATCGACACACCACAACAGATAGTGTATCATTTAAACCATTATCACACACTGTTCCCCATCTTCCCAGTTTGTAAACTTCCAATCGACCTTCATATTCAGTCGTACCTCCAACAAGTCGGACAAAAGTAGCTTgagacagaaaataaaaaagaatagtGTCTAAGATGATCATTCTTATATGACAACATTttccatgttttataattaaacatCTTAGAGTATACCTTTTTTAACCTGAAAATGCTTATACACAGGTTCGATGATTCATTAAAAGATTAGAAAAAATTACCATTGGGCAAGCAGTTGATGGATACATCATCACCATGATTACAGTTGTTAGACCCCCAGGGACTGTGACTACACTCTGCAATGTTTGACTCAGATCCTATGCAGTTTACATTGTCTAACCAGATTGTACCTGATCCTTGACCATGTACAGCATCGCCATATGCCTCAGATGTTGCCCTGGTAATTTAAAATCCGACAAAATCATAAATACTTGTTccgatggtaaaaaaaatattgatctgtttttcttatttataataaaaaaaacttgtttataatgtgttataaatttcaagttttaaactGAACTCTACTACAGCAACAATAAAGATTACCAAGGCAAGCCTAACGATCGACACACCACAACTGCCAGTTTATCGTTCGAATTATCATCACACACTGTTCCCCAAATCCCCAACCTGTTCACTTCTAATCGACCTTCATTTTCACTCGTCCCTCCAACAAGTCTGACAGCAATGTCTACAATACAAGAAAAAAGTTAACATTGTATTTTAAGGTTAACAGAAAACTACCATTTTATCAGATGAAACCTACACTATTTTATTGTTCTTCTCGAAACGTTCAGTTTATAAATGTCTGATACTTTATATCTTgtcattataaataatattaaagacACTTAGTCACGCTAGTACATTAATGTTTAATCAGTAAAATTTATCAGTGTCATagataaagaaaagtaaaagaAACAAATCCAAATTGACAATATTCTAAGTTGTCGCCTCGGCATGCCATTGATAATAACATTTATCAAGTTAACGTCAATATAGAAATGAACCCAATCAAAAATGAACCCAAAGTATTTTCTTCTGTTATTGTGTACTGTATTAGATATTGTAGGGATTTTAAGATAGGACTGCAAATTCATCCTCAATGttcaaattgaaaacaaaagatatCAAGCAAAACTGAGACTACTTTTGAGAACCATTAATGAGCAAAAGTCTGACACTGACACAACACCTATTAGGGGTtgaggaggctgggtggtcaacaaattaaccacaAGATCTTCCtcaaatcttaaaatattaatagttcaagcattaattataaaagaaataatcaatATGATACACCTTTTACATTTCTCTATTTTCCCTATCTTTATATGGAGctcatatttaaagaaaatcaaaacagtCTAAAATGACCAATAGTATCCAGCCCTTTTATATTCTAGAGTATGTGCTTGGTATCAATTCTTAATGTAGGGTCGTTTCATATTGGTTTCTTCATTAGAAACTTTTGATATCTCTTTCATTAGAACTTAAAAACTGTTGCTTTCTTCTTTGTCATCATTAAAATTGACAGCCTTATAATGATATTGTTACTAAATCTGACTGATTAAAACTTGATcctaat
This genomic window from Magallana gigas chromosome 5, xbMagGiga1.1, whole genome shotgun sequence contains:
- the LOC136275614 gene encoding deleted in malignant brain tumors 1 protein-like, with amino-acid sequence MIILETIPFYFLSQDTFVRLVGGTTEYEGRLEVFKLGRWGTVCDNGLNDTLSVVVCRSLGLPWNASKAYGGAAYGQGSGPIWLDNVKCMGSETGIEKCSHNPWGSHNCNHRKDVSISCFSSTDIAVRLVGGTSENEGRLEVNRLGIWGTVCDDNSNDKLAVVVCRSLGLPWATSEAYGGAVHGQGSGTIWLDKVNCIGSESNIAECSHSPWGSNNCNHGDDVSINCLPNATFVRLVGGTTEYEGRLEIYKLGRWGTVCDTNFNHNLSVVVCRSLGLPWATSEAYGGAVFGRGSGTIWLDNVNCIGSESKIDECSHSPWGSNNCNHRDDISINCLPNRSNDTAVRLVGGTTEYYGRLEVYRSGKWGTVCDDGLNDILSVVVCRSLGLPWNASKAYGSAVYGQGTGPIWLDNVKCLGSETGIEKCSHSPWGSHNCNHGEDVSISCSPSTDIAVRLVGGTSENEGRLEVNMLGRWAAVCDNNLNDKLAVVVCRSLGLPWATSEAYSGAVHGQRSGAIWLNNVNCIGSESNIAECSHSPLGFNNCNHGNDIFINCLANNKFVFIV
- the LOC136275615 gene encoding scavenger receptor cysteine-rich type 1 protein M160-like; amino-acid sequence: MKVDWKFTNWEDGEQATSEAYGDAVHGQGSGTIWLDKVNCIGSESNIAECSHSLWGSNNCDHGDDVSINCLPNDTFVRLVGGTTEYEGRLEVFKLGRWGTVCDNGLNDTLSVVVCRSLGLPWNASKAYGGAAYGQGSGPIWLDNVKCMGSETGIEKCSHNPWGSHNCNHRKDVSISCFSSTDIAVRLVGGTSENEGRLEVNRLGIWGTVCDDNSNDKLAVVVCRSLGLPWATSEAYGGAVHGQGSGTIWLDKVNCIGSESNIAECSHSPWGSNNCNHGDDVSINCLPNATFVRLVGGTTEYEGRLEIYKLGRWGTVCDTNFNHNLSVVVCRSLGLPWATSEAYGGAVFGRGSGTTWLDNVNCIGSESKIDECSHSPWGSNNCNHRDDISINCLPNRSNDTTVRLVGGTTEYEGRLEVYKSGKWGTVCDDGLNDQLSVVVCRSLGLPWNASKAYGSAAYGQGSGPIWLDNVKCMGSETGIEKCSHNPWGSHNCNHREDVSISCFSSTDIAVRLVGGTSENEGRLEVNRLGIWGTVCDDNSNDKLAVVVCRSLGLPWATSEAYGDAVHGQGSGTIWLDNVNCIGSESNIAECSHSPWGSNNCNHGDDVSINCLPNGNFF